One stretch of Harmonia axyridis chromosome 1, icHarAxyr1.1, whole genome shotgun sequence DNA includes these proteins:
- the LOC123673648 gene encoding uncharacterized protein LOC123673648: MLKSVINIREDIDISKFPKLLAFLKRRNEGFKPKKSRILTSEQVDQFLREAPDDKYLMLKVALILGVAGACRGKELVDLEIDDVRDLGDSFLIAIRNTKNKIDRNFVIKNSENSAISFVAIFRKYVALRKTGTPHSKFFVQYINKECTTRVVGKNMFGTFPRQIAAFLKLENATSYTGHCFRRTSASLLADSGATIDVLKRHGGWKSSNVAEGFIESSIKNKQKISDKIFGQVADSSTIVMSQSSFSLPVSAGSSKQTPVQYEKDLSVTRQLPGALTQERLVNMTNCHNINLNINVNYHSN, translated from the exons ATGCTGAAATCGGTTATTAACATTAGAGAAGATATTGATATaagtaaatttccaaaattattagCTTTTTTGAAGAGAAGAAATGAGGGATTTAAGCCAAAGAAGTCAAGAATTCTCACGTCTGAGCAGGTAGATCAGTTCTTACGGGAGGCTCCGGATGATAAATATTTAATGCTTAAg gttgCACTTATTTTGGGCGTTGCGGGAGCTTGTCGTGGAAAAGAGTTGGTTGATTTAGAAATCGACGATGTGAGAGATTTGGGCGATTCCTTCCTAATTGCGATTAGAAacaccaaaaataaaattgaccgaaattttgtgatcaaaaattcagaaaacagtgCCATCAGTTTTGtggcgatatttcgaaaatatgtggCATTGCGAAAGACAGGGAcacctcattcaaaattttttgttcaatacatCAACAAAGAATGTACTACGCGAGTAGTAGgaaaaaacatgtttggtacattTCCACGGCAAATAGCAGCTTTCTTGAAATTAGAAAATGCGACGTCTTATACGGGACATTGTTTTAGACGCACATCTGCGTCTTTGTTAGCTGATTCGGGAGCAACAATAGACGTGCTGAAGAGACATGGAGGATGGAAATCCTCCAACGTGGCCGAGGGATTTATTGAATCGtctattaaaaataaacaaaaaatttcagataaaatatttGGTCAAGTCGCCGATTCGTCCACTATAGTTATGTCACAGTCCTCATTCTCGCTTCCTGTTTCCGCAGGATCTTCGAAACAAACACCAGTTCAATATGAAAAGGACCTATCTGTTACTCGTCAGTTACCTGGTGCATTAACCCAGGAAAGACTGGTCAATATGACGAACTGtcacaatattaatttgaatattaacGTTAATTACCATtctaattaa